DNA from Pseudomonas mendocina:
CATAGCCACGACCGGCCTCCATGCGCGCGTTCTCCAGCGAGGTCTGCTGCTTGATGTTCTGCTCGGACTGACGCGCGTAGGACTGGGTACGCTCGGCCTGGATGACCTGGAGCTGGGCTTCGATGGCCGCCAGGATCAGGTTCTGCACTTGCAGTTCGCGCTCGGCCTCTTCCTTGACCAGAACGACCTTGGCCGCCTGGACACGCGAAGACGTGGCACCGAAGTCGGTGATCAACTGATTGAGCCCCACGCTGGCATCGACCGGATCGTAATGCCCGTCGGTGCCTTCTTCACGGTGAGTGTTTCTGCGCCCAGCGCCGGCATTCACGGTCAGTTTCGGGTAATACGCGGCCTTTTCGACATTGACCTGCTCACGAGCAGTCTCGACATCGGCGTCAACCATCCGCACCAATTGGTGTTCACGCAGGATACGATCGAGATTGGCGGCAAAACCCTGATCGGCCGAAGCATTCGCGGAGCAGAGCAGTACGCAGGCAGCGAGCAGTTCTCGCCGAGCCTGGAAGGCAGGTTTGATTCTTGAAAGCATGGGGCACACCCGTCATGGTCATCGTCATGCCGGGAGTCGCACCGGCGCCCCAATACTAGCGTTGTGCCATTTAACGAAACTGACAAAACCTGACATTTTCAGGTGATTTCCACTAACGCCTTTCGATAGCCGGGCAGGCTTGGCTAGACTTCCCAAAAGCGCCCTCTACAAAAAAGGGCCGGCGAACCTGTTCCTGGATGTATTTTCTCTTGCCCGACTGCCCATGATTGACCTCATCCTGCTCGAAGACGAACCCGTTCTCGCCCAGGAACTGGCCGAGTTTCTCGAGGACTGCGGTTATCGCGTGACCGCCGTCGAAAGCCTAGCCGCCTTCACCGAAGCCTTCGACGAGCGTCGCCATCATTTGGCAGTGATCGACCTGGGCCTTCCGGATGGCGATGGCCTGGATCTGATTCGCCAACTGCGTAGCAGCGGCAGTACGCTAGGCATCATCGCCTTCACCGCACGCGGCACACCCGATAACCGTGTCACCGGCTTTCGCCAGGGCGTCGACCACTACCTGTCCAAGGGCTGCGACCTGGACGAACTGGCCGCCGTACTCGATGCCTTGCGCCGCCGGCTCGGTCTGCAACGGGAATCGTCGCCCTGGCAGCTGGACATGGGCCCCCGAGAACTCAAGGCCCCTAACCGCCAGGGGCTGCGGCTTTCCCACCAGGACTCACTGGTGTTGTATTGCCTGATGCGCAACGCCGGCAACACCGTTTCACGCCGGGAAATCGTCAAAGCACTCGACGAGGACTACCTGACCTACGACCAGCGCCGCCTGGATACGCAAATCCTCCGCCTGCGGCGCAACGTGGAACAGGCCACCGGGCTCGAGCTGCCCCTGAAAACGCTGCGCAACAGCGGCTACTGTTTCTACGAACCCACGCAGATCCGCGCCTAGGCCCTGCCCTGCTCGCGATGACGCGCCAGCAGGTTGCCGGTGAACAAATACCCTTTGTTGCGCAGAGCCCGGATCGGGGCCTCCCGCCCAGCGAATGTGGAAATCTTGCGGCGCAGCCGACTGACGATGGCCTCCAGGCGCCGCTCGTCGTAGGTCATGTAATTGACCCCAAGGCCCTCGGCAAGCGACTGCCGACTGGCCGTCTGATCCGGCGCGCGTTGCAGGCACTGAAGCACCAGGTATTCGTTGCGACTCAGCTCCAGGAAGCGACCATCGGGCAAGCCGAGCATCTGCCGCTGCGAGTCGATGACCCAACAATCACCTGCGGGCGCGACCTGCATACGCAGGCGCCGAGCCAGCGCGTCGATGACCGAAACGAGCTCGACCTCCACCAGAGGCTTGACCAGACAGTAATCAGCACCGTGCGCATACCCCTGCAGACGCAGGTTCATCTGCTCGGGCTCACAGGCCAGAATGAGCCCAACACCAGGCCAAAGACGATGCATGCGTGCAGCCAGATCCAGCTTGGCGCCCGCCTGTACATCGAGTTCGAGCAGCACGATATGAGGCGCGAGCAGCGCCACGTCGATTTCCGACACCCCCTCGGCGGTGCTGAGCTGAAGGTATGAGACATGCTC
Protein-coding regions in this window:
- a CDS encoding response regulator transcription factor — encoded protein: MAGGLLSTCLHLHEHVSYLQLSTAEGVSEIDVALLAPHIVLLELDVQAGAKLDLAARMHRLWPGVGLILACEPEQMNLRLQGYAHGADYCLVKPLVEVELVSVIDALARRLRMQVAPAGDCWVIDSQRQMLGLPDGRFLELSRNEYLVLQCLQRAPDQTASRQSLAEGLGVNYMTYDERRLEAIVSRLRRKISTFAGREAPIRALRNKGYLFTGNLLARHREQGRA
- a CDS encoding response regulator transcription factor — translated: MIDLILLEDEPVLAQELAEFLEDCGYRVTAVESLAAFTEAFDERRHHLAVIDLGLPDGDGLDLIRQLRSSGSTLGIIAFTARGTPDNRVTGFRQGVDHYLSKGCDLDELAAVLDALRRRLGLQRESSPWQLDMGPRELKAPNRQGLRLSHQDSLVLYCLMRNAGNTVSRREIVKALDEDYLTYDQRRLDTQILRLRRNVEQATGLELPLKTLRNSGYCFYEPTQIRA